A window from Chitinophaga filiformis encodes these proteins:
- a CDS encoding HEPN domain-containing protein, protein MNTPLNKRILSNWPAWHQQPFRLTCNEINNPRHILKEFFTWYTLSDIRLCLKEWLTDALRAEDVEALEYVTLHDNIEKLIEAAWLILGNESVGPIDTEDDTKTETPIIPLTPEVLQPEGDPLERIIDIIVKVTEAEKIFLLDARGNDNAGHASQYDLLILLPGKSQQPHKELQETIETACKDIADVMISFSKAVEIYRLIREGHIFYSLVCTTENMVYDDGRFPLPISIITNLEVMKIKAQEDFYKTFRIARLFLDGAGHFSQIRVADIAAFMLHQAAEHCLRAILYALTGHNYVTHNLRRLLRFTRQCAPKLYDAHPFSTRKDKDLFQLLYKAYVNARYKDDFKIEHLELQELFTLIHELHLKTEQIFQEKMDSLTNKFTQHD, encoded by the coding sequence ATGAACACTCCATTAAACAAGCGAATACTATCCAATTGGCCAGCATGGCACCAACAACCTTTTAGGCTCACCTGTAATGAAATAAACAATCCTCGTCATATCCTGAAAGAATTCTTCACCTGGTATACGCTTTCAGATATCCGATTATGCCTCAAGGAATGGCTAACCGATGCGCTACGTGCAGAAGATGTGGAGGCCCTGGAATATGTCACCCTGCACGATAATATTGAAAAGCTGATTGAAGCGGCCTGGCTAATCCTTGGAAATGAATCCGTAGGGCCAATAGATACTGAAGATGATACAAAAACAGAAACACCTATCATTCCACTCACCCCTGAAGTACTGCAACCGGAAGGAGATCCGCTTGAAAGGATTATTGACATTATTGTTAAAGTAACGGAGGCTGAAAAGATATTCCTGCTGGATGCTCGGGGAAACGACAACGCTGGCCATGCTTCCCAATATGATCTACTGATTTTGCTACCCGGAAAGTCACAGCAACCACATAAAGAACTTCAGGAAACCATTGAAACTGCCTGCAAGGATATTGCTGATGTTATGATCAGTTTTTCCAAAGCAGTCGAAATTTACAGGCTGATTAGAGAAGGGCATATATTTTATTCACTGGTGTGCACTACAGAAAACATGGTGTATGATGACGGTCGGTTCCCGCTACCGATTAGCATTATTACCAATCTAGAAGTTATGAAAATCAAAGCCCAGGAAGATTTTTATAAAACATTTCGTATCGCCCGGTTATTCCTGGATGGAGCCGGTCATTTTTCACAAATACGAGTGGCAGATATTGCAGCTTTTATGCTTCACCAGGCTGCCGAGCATTGCCTTCGCGCGATTCTTTATGCTCTCACCGGTCATAACTACGTCACCCATAACCTGAGAAGGTTACTGCGCTTCACACGGCAATGCGCCCCTAAATTATATGATGCACATCCCTTCAGTACTCGAAAAGATAAAGATTTGTTCCAGCTTTTATACAAAGCCTATGTAAATGCCAGGTACAAGGATGACTTTAAAATTGAACATC
- a CDS encoding helix-turn-helix transcriptional regulator, which yields MAKKEKVNLNRLRIVLAEKNKTNRWLADQLGVTEGTVSKWATNTHQPSLETLYQVSLLFKIDIHELIESTIPKK from the coding sequence ATGGCAAAAAAGGAGAAAGTTAATTTAAACAGGCTCAGGATTGTACTGGCTGAAAAGAATAAAACCAACAGGTGGTTAGCTGATCAATTAGGGGTAACTGAAGGTACTGTATCCAAATGGGCTACCAATACACATCAACCTTCTCTTGAAACACTTTATCAGGTTTCTTTATTGTTCAAAATAGATATACATGAGTTGATTGAGTCGACGATCCCTAAAAAGTGA
- a CDS encoding type I restriction-modification system subunit M, which produces MAKQKGKTEEPVEKQSLGKLEASLWKAADKLRKNIDAAEYKHIVLGLIFLKYISDAFEELYAKLKADEANGADPEDKDEYRAENVFFVPKEARWAFLRSKAKLPEIGKFVDSAMDAIEKENNSLKGVLPKVFARQNLDPTSLGELIDLVGNIALGDVKARSADVLGHVFEYFLGEFALAEGKKGGQFYTPRSVVELLVEMLEPYKGRVFDPCCGSGGMFVQSEKFVADHQGRVNDISIYGQESNQTTWRLAKMNLAIRGIDSSQVKWNSEGSFLNDAHKDLKADYIIANPPFNVSDWGGELMRTDGRWQYGVPPVGNANFAWLQHFIYHLSPSGQAGVVLSKGALTSKTSGEGDIRKALVEAGLIDCIVNLPAKLFLNTQIPAALWFLGRNRKNGKYRNRNQEILFIDARNLGHLINRRTRELSLEDIQKIVETYHNWRNPKGKYEDIPGFCASALIDKVRSLDYVLTPGRYVGLPDEEDDFNFNERFNVLKVELELQLKEEVRLNKIIADNLLKIQTNE; this is translated from the coding sequence ATGGCAAAACAAAAAGGAAAAACAGAAGAACCGGTAGAAAAGCAGTCGCTTGGAAAGCTCGAAGCGTCGCTTTGGAAAGCAGCCGATAAGCTACGTAAAAATATCGATGCTGCAGAATACAAACACATTGTATTAGGTCTCATATTCCTAAAATATATCTCCGATGCTTTTGAGGAATTGTACGCGAAACTGAAAGCGGATGAAGCTAACGGCGCAGATCCTGAAGACAAAGACGAATACAGGGCTGAAAACGTGTTTTTTGTACCCAAGGAAGCTCGCTGGGCGTTCCTCCGCTCCAAAGCTAAGTTGCCAGAAATTGGTAAGTTCGTTGATTCGGCCATGGATGCCATTGAAAAGGAAAACAATTCATTAAAAGGTGTTTTGCCCAAAGTATTTGCTCGCCAGAACCTGGACCCAACTAGTTTGGGCGAACTGATTGACTTGGTGGGTAATATTGCCCTTGGCGATGTAAAAGCCCGAAGTGCCGATGTGTTAGGACATGTATTTGAATATTTCCTGGGTGAGTTTGCCTTAGCTGAAGGTAAGAAGGGCGGACAGTTCTATACACCACGTAGCGTGGTTGAGTTATTGGTAGAAATGCTGGAGCCCTATAAAGGTCGCGTGTTTGACCCTTGTTGCGGTTCTGGCGGTATGTTTGTTCAGTCTGAAAAATTTGTGGCTGACCATCAAGGGAGAGTAAACGATATTTCCATATACGGTCAGGAAAGTAACCAAACAACCTGGCGACTGGCGAAGATGAACCTGGCCATCCGAGGCATCGACAGTTCACAGGTAAAATGGAATAGCGAAGGTTCTTTTCTCAACGATGCCCATAAAGACCTAAAAGCAGATTACATCATAGCCAACCCACCATTTAACGTGAGTGATTGGGGGGGCGAGTTGATGCGTACCGATGGCCGCTGGCAATACGGTGTGCCTCCCGTAGGTAATGCCAATTTTGCCTGGTTGCAACATTTCATTTACCATCTTTCGCCTTCCGGCCAGGCGGGGGTAGTGCTGTCCAAGGGAGCTCTTACCTCCAAAACGAGCGGCGAAGGAGATATTCGAAAAGCATTAGTCGAAGCTGGTTTAATCGATTGCATTGTAAATCTGCCTGCTAAGCTCTTCCTCAATACGCAGATACCTGCTGCCCTCTGGTTCTTGGGTCGCAATCGTAAGAACGGTAAGTACCGCAACCGCAATCAGGAAATTCTTTTTATCGATGCACGCAACCTCGGACATCTAATCAATCGCCGTACACGCGAGCTTTCGCTTGAGGACATACAAAAAATTGTCGAGACGTATCATAATTGGCGTAATCCTAAGGGTAAATATGAGGATATACCCGGCTTCTGCGCCTCAGCACTTATAGATAAGGTAAGATCTCTGGATTATGTACTCACCCCTGGGCGCTATGTAGGGTTACCTGATGAGGAAGACGACTTCAACTTTAACGAACGCTTCAATGTCCTCAAAGTCGAATTGGAATTGCAGTTGAAAGAGGAAGTACGATTAAATAAAATTATTGCTGATAACCTTTTAAAGATTCAGACGAATGAATGA
- a CDS encoding restriction endonuclease subunit S: MNEWKEYKLGEILNLITKGTTPPKGVGFVDKGINYIKSDAIGYDRKFDKSKIVQIDNKTHEKFKRSQLAEDDILFSMAGIYLGKNAIVPKDILPANTNQALAILRINQEIASPSYVSLYLSQQNVVEFVNNMSGQSAQPNLNFEEIKSIEIQLPSLPEQKAISSILNSLDDKIELLHRQNATLEKMAETLFRQWFEVEAKEDWEDTTLQQHTDTVRGLSYKGSGLAEIGKGLPMHNLNSVNEGGGYKYEGIKFYTGEYKDRHIIFPGEIIVTNTEQGHEFRLIGFPAIVPNSFGNKGLFSQHIYKLVPKEDSYLSRQYIYYLLLSSNMREQIIAATNGSTVNMLAIDGLQRPEFKLPPQSLVKKFTEIVSKYWEKKDLNQTQIRTLTALRDALLPKLMSGEVRVQIN; this comes from the coding sequence ATGAATGAGTGGAAGGAGTATAAATTAGGAGAAATTTTAAATCTTATTACAAAAGGAACAACTCCTCCAAAAGGCGTTGGCTTTGTTGACAAAGGAATAAATTATATCAAATCCGACGCTATTGGTTATGATCGAAAATTTGACAAGTCGAAAATTGTGCAAATAGACAATAAGACTCATGAAAAATTTAAAAGGTCACAATTAGCTGAAGACGATATATTATTTTCAATGGCTGGTATTTATTTAGGAAAAAATGCAATAGTACCAAAGGATATTTTGCCTGCTAATACCAATCAAGCCCTTGCTATACTTAGAATTAATCAAGAAATAGCTTCCCCATCTTATGTCAGCTTATATCTAAGTCAGCAGAACGTTGTTGAATTTGTAAATAATATGTCGGGCCAGTCAGCGCAACCCAATTTAAATTTTGAAGAAATTAAGAGTATAGAAATACAATTACCTTCCCTTCCAGAACAAAAAGCCATTTCCTCTATTCTCAACAGCTTAGACGACAAAATTGAACTACTGCATCGCCAGAACGCTACCCTGGAAAAAATGGCTGAAACGCTATTCCGGCAGTGGTTTGAGGTGGAGGCTAAGGAGGATTGGGAAGATACGACGCTTCAACAACATACAGATACTGTTAGGGGACTTAGCTATAAAGGAAGTGGATTGGCTGAAATTGGCAAGGGGTTACCGATGCATAATCTTAATTCCGTTAATGAAGGGGGAGGATACAAATATGAAGGTATAAAATTTTACACTGGTGAATATAAAGACCGGCATATTATATTCCCCGGTGAAATCATAGTAACAAATACAGAGCAGGGACATGAATTCAGATTAATAGGGTTTCCTGCTATTGTGCCGAATTCGTTTGGCAATAAAGGGCTTTTTAGTCAACATATTTATAAATTAGTGCCTAAGGAAGATTCATATTTATCAAGGCAATACATTTATTACTTGTTACTGAGTTCTAATATGAGAGAGCAAATCATTGCCGCTACCAATGGATCAACAGTTAACATGCTTGCAATTGATGGCTTACAAAGACCTGAATTTAAATTACCGCCACAATCTTTAGTTAAGAAATTTACTGAGATTGTATCAAAGTATTGGGAAAAGAAAGATTTAAATCAAACCCAAATCCGCACCCTCACTGCTCTGCGTGACGCCTTGTTACCAAAGTTAATGAGCGGAGAAGTAAGAGTTCAAATAAATTAA
- a CDS encoding restriction endonuclease, with amino-acid sequence MAKITPENIELYCVRADFGTYTRQFIEGSYVAIGWLVEYNLSEIKSRDELYPLYKSTYPKDTSNVVVGQQVGQIARFLLEIKAGDYVITPAQNTEYIYYGIIDENAYYFSDGADGCPYLHRKKVKWNKEPIQRSQFSVPFQNTIRSSLTVFYISHKKNFFSTIGKPELVPESEKKIEFDYYTSILNRILELDDKEFEILITHILNALGFEGSEHQGKVGDGGVDATGELNVANMAKIKLFVQAKRYKLGSRINANVVKALRANIPAGGQGAFITTADFQKQAKDIAVEQGFPRIGLINGPQLVDILAEHWGEIPVEFKVKLNLKIGLVPN; translated from the coding sequence ATGGCAAAAATAACTCCTGAAAATATTGAGTTGTATTGTGTAAGGGCAGATTTCGGCACGTATACTCGACAGTTTATAGAAGGTAGTTATGTAGCGATTGGTTGGCTGGTAGAATATAATTTATCTGAAATAAAAAGCCGGGATGAGCTATATCCATTATACAAATCAACATATCCCAAGGATACTAGCAATGTAGTGGTTGGGCAGCAGGTAGGCCAGATAGCAAGGTTTCTTTTGGAAATAAAAGCTGGCGATTATGTGATTACACCTGCTCAAAATACAGAGTACATTTATTATGGCATTATAGATGAAAATGCTTATTACTTTTCCGATGGTGCAGATGGCTGTCCTTATTTACACCGCAAGAAAGTAAAGTGGAACAAAGAACCCATCCAAAGAAGTCAGTTTTCCGTTCCTTTCCAAAATACTATTCGGTCATCCCTCACAGTTTTTTATATTAGTCATAAAAAGAACTTCTTTAGTACTATTGGTAAGCCGGAACTGGTACCAGAAAGCGAAAAAAAAATCGAATTCGACTATTATACATCTATATTAAATCGCATTCTTGAATTAGACGATAAAGAGTTTGAAATCCTGATAACTCATATTCTCAATGCCTTAGGATTTGAAGGCTCTGAGCATCAAGGTAAAGTAGGGGATGGTGGGGTGGATGCCACAGGTGAACTTAATGTGGCTAATATGGCTAAAATCAAACTTTTTGTTCAGGCTAAGCGGTACAAGTTAGGGTCAAGAATTAACGCCAATGTAGTAAAAGCGTTGCGGGCCAATATTCCAGCAGGCGGCCAGGGCGCATTCATTACCACTGCAGATTTTCAAAAGCAGGCAAAGGATATAGCTGTAGAACAGGGCTTCCCTAGAATAGGATTAATTAATGGTCCTCAATTGGTAGATATTTTGGCTGAGCATTGGGGCGAAATACCGGTTGAATTTAAAGTAAAACTAAACCTAAAAATTGGACTGGTACCTAACTAA
- a CDS encoding abortive infection family protein yields the protein MKKVIEQYGRWSELTILILRIEAHIESDFSNSLENAKSLLETIGKEICTLKGHTLNPNSTINGVLKNAFSVLGYSNTNLVNQISSALATIGQQVGELRNEIGITSHGRSLAEIRERNNRVNILTREFLINTVEIISCFLIRSFENENPRQPNEATENAVNYLEAEDFNEFWDDAFGEFQMGTYSYAASEILFNVDKQAYINEYNSFTQGETTEE from the coding sequence TTGAAAAAAGTCATAGAGCAATATGGACGTTGGTCGGAGCTAACAATTCTTATTTTAAGGATTGAGGCGCATATCGAATCCGATTTTAGCAATTCTCTCGAAAATGCTAAATCACTTCTGGAAACAATCGGAAAAGAAATTTGTACTTTAAAAGGTCACACGTTAAATCCTAATTCGACAATAAATGGAGTTTTAAAAAATGCGTTTTCTGTTTTGGGTTATAGTAATACGAACTTGGTAAATCAAATTTCTTCAGCATTGGCGACTATTGGTCAACAAGTTGGAGAGCTAAGGAATGAAATTGGTATCACGTCTCATGGTAGATCCTTAGCAGAAATCAGGGAAAGAAATAACCGTGTAAATATTCTGACCAGGGAATTCTTGATAAATACAGTCGAAATTATCTCCTGCTTCTTAATCCGGAGTTTTGAAAATGAGAATCCGAGACAACCCAATGAGGCTACGGAAAATGCTGTCAACTATTTGGAAGCAGAAGATTTTAACGAATTTTGGGATGATGCATTTGGTGAGTTTCAAATGGGGACATATTCCTACGCAGCAAGCGAGATTCTGTTTAACGTAGATAAACAGGCATATATTAATGAATACAATTCCTTTACACAAGGCGAAACTACCGAAGAATGA
- a CDS encoding type I restriction endonuclease subunit R — MTRITENSIEAYAIELLDRCGYEYIYAPDIAPDSETPERSNFEQVLLIERLQQAVRKINPYIPPDAQQEALREIQRITSPELIANNEAFHRLLTEGIPVTKWVDGEDRGDRVWLIDFNNPYNNEFVVSNQFTIIENGQNKRPDVLLFVNGIPLVVMELKNAADENATIQSAFRQMETYKKAIPSLFTYNGFIIISDGLEARTGSLSAGFSRFMAWKSADGKAEASHLVSQLETLIMGMLNKEALIDLIRHFIVFEKSKKEDSATGITTISTVKKLAAYHQYYAVNRAVESTIRASGLLQDEMSSLNLVEEPPESYGIPSVKNQPVGDRKGGVVWHTQGSGKSLSMVFYTGKIVLAMHNPTVLVITDRNDLDDQLFDTFAASKQLLRQEPVQAEDRNHLKELLKVASGGVVFTTIQKFQPEEGNVYELLSNRRNIIVIADEAHRTQYGFKAKTVDAKDYQGKVTGKKIVYGFAKYMRDGLPNATYLGFTGTPIENTDVNTPAVFGNYVDIYDIAQAVEDGATVRIFYESRLAKVNLSEEGKKLVDELDEDLDQEDLSQTQKAKAKWTQLEALIGSQNRLNNIANDIINHFEQRQSVFEGKGMIVSMSRRIAAELYSAIIKLRPEWHSEDLNKGVIKVVMTSSSSDGPEISKHHTTKEQRRRLAERMKEPDDELKLVIVRDMWLTGFDAPSMHTLYIDKPMKGHNLMQAIARVNRVYKDKPGGLIVDYLGIAADLKRALSFYADAGGKGDPATVQEQAVHLMLEKIEVISQMYHGFAYENYFETDTSGKLSLILAAEEHILGLENGKKRYIDEVTALSKAFAIAIPHDQALDAKDEVAFFQAVKARLVKFDSTGSGRTDEEIETTIRQVIDQALVSEQVIDVFDAAGIKKPDISILSEEFMLELKGMEHKNIALEVLKKLLNDEIKSRAKKNLVKSQTLMEMLELSIKKYHNKILTAAEVIEELIKLSKDIVQMDNEAKQMGLSDFEYAFYTAVANNDSARELMQQDKLRELAVVLTETIRQNATIDWTIKESVKAKLKVAVKRILRKYGYPPDMQMLATETVLKQAEMIANELTNKEH, encoded by the coding sequence ATGACCAGGATTACCGAAAATAGTATAGAAGCCTATGCCATTGAGTTGCTGGATAGATGTGGCTACGAGTACATCTATGCCCCCGACATTGCTCCCGATAGTGAAACACCTGAAAGAAGCAATTTTGAACAAGTATTGCTTATAGAGCGTCTGCAACAGGCTGTCCGTAAGATCAATCCTTACATTCCTCCTGATGCACAGCAAGAAGCCCTCCGTGAAATACAACGAATTACTTCACCCGAATTGATAGCTAATAACGAGGCTTTTCATCGCCTGCTTACCGAAGGTATTCCCGTTACAAAATGGGTGGACGGCGAAGACCGGGGCGACAGGGTTTGGCTTATTGATTTCAATAACCCGTATAATAATGAATTTGTAGTAAGTAACCAGTTTACCATTATAGAAAATGGTCAAAATAAACGGCCGGATGTATTGCTTTTTGTAAACGGTATTCCTCTGGTGGTGATGGAGCTGAAGAATGCAGCAGATGAAAATGCTACCATTCAGTCGGCCTTCCGGCAAATGGAAACATATAAAAAGGCGATTCCTTCTTTATTCACATACAACGGTTTTATAATAATATCTGATGGACTGGAAGCCCGCACAGGTTCACTATCGGCCGGCTTCAGCCGATTTATGGCTTGGAAATCTGCGGATGGCAAAGCCGAAGCTTCCCACCTGGTAAGCCAATTGGAAACGCTTATTATGGGGATGCTGAACAAGGAAGCTTTGATCGATTTAATCAGGCATTTCATTGTTTTTGAAAAATCGAAAAAGGAAGACTCGGCTACTGGAATCACTACCATTTCTACTGTTAAGAAACTAGCTGCTTACCACCAATATTATGCGGTGAATCGGGCAGTGGAATCTACCATAAGAGCCTCGGGGCTTTTACAGGATGAAATGTCTTCACTCAATTTGGTGGAGGAACCTCCGGAAAGCTATGGTATACCAAGTGTGAAGAATCAGCCAGTAGGTGACAGAAAAGGAGGGGTGGTATGGCACACGCAGGGGAGTGGCAAATCGTTATCCATGGTGTTTTATACTGGCAAAATAGTGCTGGCTATGCACAACCCAACCGTGCTGGTGATCACCGATCGCAATGACCTGGACGACCAGTTATTCGACACCTTTGCCGCATCCAAGCAATTATTGAGGCAGGAGCCTGTACAAGCTGAAGATCGGAATCACCTGAAAGAGTTGCTGAAAGTAGCATCCGGCGGGGTTGTCTTTACCACCATTCAAAAGTTTCAGCCCGAAGAGGGGAATGTATATGAGTTACTTTCCAACAGAAGGAATATTATAGTTATTGCCGATGAAGCACATCGAACACAATATGGCTTCAAGGCCAAAACGGTGGACGCTAAGGACTATCAGGGTAAAGTCACAGGGAAGAAAATAGTGTATGGCTTTGCTAAATACATGCGCGATGGGTTACCCAATGCCACCTATCTTGGCTTTACCGGAACGCCGATTGAAAATACAGATGTCAATACTCCTGCCGTTTTTGGCAATTATGTAGACATTTACGATATCGCACAGGCTGTTGAAGATGGCGCTACCGTAAGGATATTCTACGAAAGTCGATTGGCTAAAGTAAATCTGAGCGAAGAAGGCAAAAAACTGGTAGATGAACTGGACGAAGATCTAGACCAGGAAGACCTTAGCCAAACTCAAAAAGCTAAAGCCAAATGGACACAACTAGAAGCACTGATAGGTAGCCAGAACCGCCTCAACAATATAGCTAACGATATCATAAATCACTTTGAACAGCGACAATCAGTTTTTGAAGGAAAGGGTATGATCGTATCTATGAGCCGAAGAATTGCCGCAGAACTATATTCAGCTATTATAAAACTAAGGCCAGAATGGCATTCCGAGGATCTAAATAAAGGTGTGATAAAAGTAGTGATGACTTCTTCTTCGTCAGACGGTCCGGAAATCTCCAAACACCATACTACTAAGGAACAGCGGAGAAGACTTGCGGAGCGCATGAAAGAGCCTGATGATGAGCTGAAATTGGTCATTGTGCGTGATATGTGGCTCACAGGTTTCGATGCCCCAAGCATGCATACCCTGTACATTGATAAACCCATGAAAGGGCATAATCTGATGCAGGCCATTGCCAGGGTTAACCGCGTGTACAAAGACAAGCCCGGTGGTTTGATTGTAGATTACCTGGGGATAGCGGCTGATTTGAAAAGAGCGCTCTCCTTTTATGCAGATGCAGGCGGTAAGGGCGATCCCGCTACGGTGCAGGAACAGGCTGTGCATCTGATGCTGGAAAAAATTGAAGTAATCTCCCAAATGTACCATGGCTTTGCTTACGAAAATTATTTTGAAACGGATACTTCTGGAAAGCTGTCTCTTATCCTGGCTGCCGAGGAACATATCTTGGGATTGGAGAATGGCAAAAAACGGTACATAGATGAAGTTACCGCATTAAGCAAAGCCTTTGCCATCGCTATTCCACATGATCAAGCTCTCGATGCTAAAGATGAAGTAGCATTTTTCCAGGCTGTGAAAGCCCGCCTAGTAAAATTTGACAGTACCGGATCTGGAAGAACAGATGAAGAAATTGAAACAACTATTAGACAGGTAATAGACCAGGCACTGGTATCGGAACAGGTAATTGATGTATTCGACGCAGCAGGAATAAAGAAACCTGATATTTCTATTCTGTCAGAAGAATTCATGCTGGAATTGAAGGGAATGGAACATAAGAATATAGCATTGGAAGTGCTCAAGAAGTTATTGAACGATGAAATAAAATCGCGTGCTAAAAAGAACCTGGTGAAAAGCCAGACATTAATGGAGATGTTGGAACTATCCATTAAAAAGTACCACAATAAAATTCTTACTGCCGCCGAAGTGATTGAAGAACTTATTAAGCTGAGTAAGGATATTGTTCAAATGGACAATGAAGCGAAACAGATGGGGCTTTCTGACTTTGAATATGCATTTTACACTGCTGTAGCCAATAATGACAGCGCCCGCGAGTTGATGCAACAGGACAAGCTTCGCGAACTGGCCGTAGTGCTTACAGAAACTATACGTCAAAATGCTACCATCGACTGGACGATCAAGGAAAGTGTAAAAGCCAAACTAAAAGTAGCAGTGAAGCGTATTTTAAGGAAATATGGTTACCCTCCGGATATGCAAATGCTGGCTACAGAAACGGTTTTAAAGCAAGCGGAAATGATTGCGAATGAGTTGACGAATAAAGAACATTAA